The genomic stretch aacccttttcgtaagcctccaggtttctgccccgtacgtgagtactggtaagacacagctgctatacactttcctcttgagggataatggcaacctgctgttcatgatctgcgaatgcctgccaaacgcaccccagcccattcttattcttctgattatttcactctcatgatcggGATCAGCAGTCACTAtatgtcctaagtagatgtattcccttacaacttccagtgcctcgctacctatcgtaaactgctgttctctttcgagactgttaaacattactttagctttccgCAGAATCATTTTTAGTCCCACCCTTCTGATCTGCCGCTCCAGGCAGAAGTGTCTACCAAAGGAATGAGCATTTTGCACTGCTTTCACAATCAGCCTGGAGCGTGAAGCCTGGCACTAATTACCCATCATCGATGTACCGCGATTACTTAGTGGTTAGCGCGTTCAACTCTGCAAAGTACATTGCCCCAGTGTCACGGAGTTCAGATTCCAGTGTGGTCAGCTGTGGAGATCcgtagcaattttttttcttcgcgcttagGCAAATGGTGAAGCTGGGAATTACGAAGTGACTTGGGATGTCGAAAGAAAAACATAATCGTTGTGCCACAACCAGTTTCGTGTATTTAACCGCTCTCGCAGTAACGCTTTCTAGTGATTCGGTCATGCTCGACTCGCATACCTCGAACGTCTTTACGTGAACGTAAGGGGAAAGTCAAGTTCAATTGGATGAAGTGCCGGAAAAGATATTTTACATATGGGAGACTTAACGATGCACTTCATTTCTATAAATTTGCAGACATAAAGAGGCGCAGTGTGCTGCAGTCTCTGCGGCAACGACCAAGCAAAGCTTACTGACTGATTAGTCAGTACCAAGATTAATTCCGTTAAGTCCCAAGGAGTCTCCCACAGGGAACTCTGGCAAGTTCATCATTCAGAAAACATGTGAGTCATGCATGACAGGTAGATTTGTCTGTGCCTTGTTGTAGCCTGGAGCATTCTTGTGAGCATTCTTGTCTAAATTTGCAAGTACTCACAGTCTTCAAAGCAACGTTATTAGTATCAGTGCACATGCGCAGATCATGGATAATGGTGGCGTTTATGACGCGGTATGCTAAGGACAATCAAAAATTTCGCCTAGGAACATTCCTAGAATATTCAATGTGGACAGTCGCCTGCAGGCGCTTTCTTTAGTAGGTTATCACTTTCCTTGTTACggcgaaagacaaaaaaaaatagttaggacATAGTCATACCATGATGTCCGCCAGCGCACCGTCCTCGTGGTCGGCTGCTTCGAGGAACTCTTGGGTCCCGTGCACAGGACAGCTGCCTTTATCATACACCTTGTAATAGACGCACACAGGAGTCGTGGTGAATTCGGTGAGGCTGAGGCTCCTGCTAGCGCCTCGCGCAAGCACGTTCATATCGTCGCAGGACAGCTGCAAACCCATGAGGTTGACTCTGGCTAGCTTGGTGTTAGAAGCGAGAGCTGACACCAGTTCTCCCTCCACTTCCCGAAGCTCCGGGCTTGTCCTAAGGACCGACATGGGAAGCAGGTGTATGTCTACCTCAGTGAGCGCGGTAGAGCCCGTTATACATTCTGTCAAGGCGGAATATTCATTGCGTTCGCAGCTATAGCATACAACCCGCAGCGAAGTTATCTGATGGCAACCACTGACAACACGTAAGGATGGGACTATCGAGCGCGGGATGTTGGCAATTCGAATATTCTTATTGATGGTTGCATTGCAGATTTGCGGGCattgctgcagctgccttgtgtTGTCGTGCTCGCAGTGTCCCTTGACGacaacgcggtcatcgagtcctTGCTCTCGTATAGTTCTGGAGACCCTGTCGAGTCTGTCGATGCAGGGCAAGGTGTTGACGACCACCGTCTTCAGTGTCTTGTTCTTCGCGACTGCCCGGAAGAAGGCGTGGCACTCTGCTTCTCCGAAACTCCGCATGTCGATGCAGAGCCGGCTGAGCGTCGAGTTCTGTTTCTGCAGGCCTTGGCACAAGGACTCCATGCATTTCGCGGCTTGGGGATCCGGAAACTGGAGAGTTGAATCCCAGAATGTCGCAATGCATTCGCATGACGTCGAAGGTAGTCTCAGCCGCCGTAGTGTGGCACTCCGTGTGATGACGTCGGCGAAGAGGGTGACCGTGCTCATGCTGGAAACACATGGGGAGAAAAAAAGCTATTTGTTGAAAAATTATGCCCCAAGGAAAAAGCTCTTTAGAGGTCCAATGCATTCTAATGCAAGAAACAGAAATCAACGTTTCTGAAGGTGTAGAAGAGAACTTATGTTTGAACAACTGAGGACCACACTGTATTCCAAAAGATCCACAAGATCTCGATAACTATCGCGTCAATGGAAAAGCgcaaatgaaaataaaagcaaTCTGATATCCAATAGGTCATATCGAAATGAGGGGCAGAGGTTCCGGCACAAAATTCAACCAGAAGCAAGTGTGGCCTTTTCCCTGCTCGCGTTCACCATTTCCCTTCGCAATTACCACCGGTCATTTGAAAACGATACGTAATTCTACTCGCTTAAAAGGAGCGTTTTCATGTTCTTTTGAAAGCAACTTCAATTTTGTCTAATGACCATTCACTGCTGTCCCCTAGAGTGACGAATAAAACAGGAGCTTGCATACACGACACCAATGGCAATCTGAACTAATGACAATACAAAGTCGAAGAAAACCGTTAAACTCGCTGCGACGTAAATCGCGTTCATAGGCACATAATTTCTAATTGTAGTTCGACATCACGGAAATGCAGTATGTTTCActcgaacactttcaaaaatatttaaagGATGCCTTTGGCAGATATCACAACTGATGAGCTGGTCTATTCGAAACGGCGGACAATACTTGTACAAAAAATTGAGACGCAAGACTGAAAATTAATAGGAATTCACTACTTAAGTTCTTAACTAATCGCATTATAGCGCCTAGTGCAATTTAAAAATTGtggccgtggagttcgcaaggtggaaaCATCAGGAACGAATTTTCAAAATGACACTAATTTCGAGGTATAATTTTCCTAACTTTGCCAAGAAATGCATTATcattccagttaaattcttaaCGAAAGGTTGTTTCTTGCACTAAAGCagacaagtaactggaacgccagatgcatttctccgcaatgcaTTTTTCCATTTCTCCGATTTATATCTCGAAAcgggtgtcgtcctgagaatttgttccaagtggaccctccttgcgaagtccactgctagaatttgtaaattgcaatatgggtcataagataatcgACTAGAAAGATAATCAATGAATTCTTAAtaagtcgattttgcatttcaatctATTGTGCAAGTAGTTTCCGCCGCTTGGaatagaccggctcataaactagaattgattTATCAGCttcaggcaacctttaaaaaattttgaaagtgttcgctcaaGCACCCAGTGtaagttcggcagcagtgcaacTTGAGCACACAACTAAAATCTATCTGCTTTGCAGCTATCGCTTTCGCCGCTGGATTTACCGCACGTGGAGCAGTGGGGTGACGCCTACAAGATTGAGGAGCTTCATCGCCCTGGCCTTGTATCGTCCATCTCACACCCACGTGGTTCCCTGGGCGCCTTTTCTGCCACAAGAGGGCAGCAGAACAGCACGGCTGGTTTAAAAAGCGGCGCATCGACGACCAGGCTtgcagttcggcagcagtgcaacTTGAGCACACAACTAAAATCTATCTGCTTTGCAGGTGAGCGCTATACATTTTCGATTTTCTCCCGCTCAAATTTATGTACTGCTGCCGAGCTGCATCTTAAGCATTCTAGATTTTACAAACGTGAAATAGTGTCATAGTCCAGAAGCCTCATGTCAAAAAAAGCTGTGGACGAATTGCGCGCTGAGATTATTGATGAACtcagagagataaaaaaaagtcTAGATGATCTAAAAGAACTGAAACAGGAAATTAAGGACTTAGGAGCATTGAAAGAAATGATCGATGCCATTGTAACAGAAAACAAGGTACTTAAAGTGCAAAATGCTAAGCTAACGCAGAAACTAGAGGAGCTTGAAACGTACCAGCGTTCCAACAACCTGGAAATCAAGGGTGTTCCTGTTGATGCTGAGCCAATAGCTATAATAAAGAAGATTGGCGAACTTGTTGCAGAGGAAGTGCAAGATTCCGACATTGATGCATGCCATAAAGTACCGACAGTGAAACACAATGAACAAAACATAATTGTTCGATTCGTGCGCCGTCTCAAAAGGAACAGTTTTCTTGCTAAATCGCGAAAGGGAAAAATTAATGCCACAATGCTTGGCTTTGATGAGGACCGTCCTATATTCATTAATGAGCATTTGACGAGACAAGGTAAACAATTACTAAGTGCTGCGAAACAAAGGAAGAATGAGGTTGGTTGGAAATATGTCTGGACCACTGGAGGGAAAGTAATGGCAAGGCGCAATGAAACATCTCCTATTCTGCATATTTTCAGCACTGAAGATATCAGCAAGATAATAACCTAATATTTAGCTTTATTCCGTCAAATTATTTCTTATTGCTTTAAGTCCAGATATGGCTTCAGTCGATAAATCTTTATATCATGATTACCTTTCATTTACAAATATATCTGCGGGCTTGCAAAAACATATTTCAATCTTTCATTTAAACGTCCAaagcataaaaaataaacaagataaaATTGAAGAATTGTTTCAACGCACCAACACTAATCCCGACGTTCTTCTTTTTACTGAAACGTAGATATCTGATAAGGACTACCCAATACAGTTCGAAAACTACAGGCATCACATACTAAACCGTACCTACGCCAGAGGTGGTGGTCTAGCAGCATATGTACAAATGATCTGTACTCGGAGAAAATTGCAGATTTCTCCCTAATTATTCGCAACGTTGAATGCCTCAGTATTCGTCTTCAAGCAGGAACATTTTCAGTAGTCTACAGACCACCCTGTGGGAACAAAAAAGAATTCTTTTCCTTTGTGGATAACCTGCTAGCTTATCTCAGCGGCACCGGCCAAATGTTTGCCATACTAGGTGATACGAACATAGATATGATGGCTGAAAATACAACAACACGAGAATATAATCAGTTGCTTTACTCTTACGCATGCTCGAATATTATAACCTTGCCAACACAGGTTACAGCACACAGTCAAACCTTATTAGATGTCTGTATCACTAATGTATATGATTCCACTGTGACTGCTGGTGTCATGTCCTCTGATATAAGCGATCATCttccaattttttgttttctgccttgTTCACAGAAATACAAGCATAATGCGCCTGTATATTCCTACCGTCTCATAGATACAACGACGCTAGCCTATTTTCGCTCTCTTATTGGGGAAAAAAACTCGGAATCTGAACTAACTGAAAGTGACCCAAATAAGGCATACAATTCATTTTTCGATAAACTAATCACTTGCTACGACATAGCCTTCCCGCAACATAGTGCTACAAAACGACCCAAAAAAATTAGAAAGCCGTGGATAGATGTAGTGCTTTTTAcaaaaatcaaaaacaaaaataaaatgtgccATACATTCCTTAGAACCAGAGACATGAATGAATTAGCCAAATTTAAGGAGTACCGTAACCAAGTAAATTCAGAattaaaaaaggcaaaagaaaaatattatgagAAGGTGTTCTCGCGCATATATACGAATCCAAGAAAAGTTTGGCTGGAAATTAAGAAAATATCTGGAGGAAAGGCTAGCCCTCAAGACCTACAAATAGCTTCGGATAACGGCACTCTTTCGGGTGAAAAAGCCGTATCTATCCTAAACAATCACTTTGTTCAATGCTGCagcaacatttctgcagcagatcCAGAAGAGATAGGGCATACTGTGAAACCGTCTCTTCAAAATTCTTTAATGCTATTTCCGGTGACACCAACCGAAGTAGAGAGCGTGATCAAAAACTTTAAATCTAACAGTGCTACAGGTTTCGACGGTATCATGGCATCTCCTATAAAATATGTGTCTGACATCATCTCTAACGTATTAGCTCATATTATTAATAAAATGTTTGAGTCCGGAATTTTTCCTAGCAAACTTAAAATAGCCAGAGTCTGCCCGGTTCATAAAGGCGGTGCTGATCATAGTGTAAACAACTTCCGACCCATATCTATACTACCTCTtttttcaaaactttttgaaaCTGTTTTAAGCACTCGACTGGAAGGTTTCTTAaggaaatattctattattagtaCGGCGCAGTAcggatttcaaaaaaataaatcatgtgaGGATGCGCTCTTAAATATAAAACATCAAATACTGCAAAATATAGAAAACCGTTTATACACGGTAGGCTTATTTCTGGACCTACGTAAGGCTTTTGACAGCGTAAATCATGGTGTACTTCTGTGCAAACTTTATGACTATGGTATACGTGGTGCAGCATTAGAGTTAATGAGAAGCTACTTAACGGATCGTTACCAGTTTGTTTCATATAATCAGGCCACTTCTTCACTTCTCAAGATACAGAATGGCGTGCCACAAGGATGCATACTTGGTCCTATATTATTTAATCTATATATCAATGACCTTCCTAACATTTCTTCCTCACCTAATATAatcatgtacgcagacgatactaatcttttctttgcaaattcttccttgcaatgcatacaaaaagaaataaatgattatttaaatttattatctgaatggctgtacatcaacaaactacaattgaatgtcgataaaaccaaatatataatatttAGACCGATAAACAAGCCACTGCCTGTTAATATAACTGTTCTATTTCAAGCAAAGAGGCTAGAACAAGTAACAACGCAAAAGTTTTTGGGGGTATGATTCCAAGAAAACCTCTCCTGGGATAATCATGTCAATAAGCTCTGCAATGATCTTAGCAAAGTAGTAGGCTGTATGTACAAAATAGGTGATTTAATTCCTTTATGGTTAAAGAAATCAATATACTTTGCCCTTTTTTTCTCGAAGCTATCTTATTGTGTCTTGATCTGGGgaacaactacaacaaaaaaCTACGATAAGCTATTAAGCTTGCAAAAACGAGTactccgaatttttgaaaactaccaTGGTAGGCCGCGTGACTTACCCACACACAATCTCTTCGACAAACATCTAATGATCCGAGCAAATCAAGTATTTTATTATAGATTACTCTTTCATATAAAAAAACACAGGCTCCATGTTGTCAGCATACCCACTTCTTTTCGATATCCATTACGTTATGAAGTCAAGAAAATACCATTCACgcgtactaactacggacgtcaggatataaactatcaaatacctaggctactaaacattgttgaacaaaaaattgatttctgtgcgcctaattttaagcaaggtataaaaaacctactcatacactatcaaattaattacacataaattgctctcgcactaatttttttttaataatgcactatatatgtattcCTTCATCTGCGCGGTAATGTGATTGCACAAAGAAAAACTGAAGCATAAATGTCTTTTAGACgtagtcattgtataatgtacacattatGTTGTTTATTTGTCTTTTGTATATCGTACTTGCttgttttcctgttatatttgcttttttgtttgtacatCGTATCATCATGTAACCCGAACGCACTTAtgagcaagagcccctgtcaggccgaatggcctttagctcttgtttcctctttctgtatgaagaaaggaaaaaaaaaaacatgtgcgcTTTTATTTGAAGCCATGAGGACTGATCTTGTTGAAAAAAAATCTCTGCTATTTTAATTAAACTTTATCTGTGGGTCAAATATACAAATAATGATTTGTTCGCTGAACTctccgcaattcaaaagcgagCTACAGCGCATGAAATGCAATATTATAGGCATTACGTTAAGTTGCGTCCATTAAATTACATTTGACACTACGTATATGATAGTTCTAGTGTTACTAATGACATTTTGGGCATCACAGGGCGAATACGTGCTTCGAGATGCCCTGTTGGTGTACCGTCGGTTCGTAGTGCAATTATAAGCAATACTTACAATCTTACGGGCGCCAATACGATATCTAGGTTGAGTTCCTCCAAATTAATCATCTTGCAGAGTGCATCGACGATTTCCCTCAGGGGCAGCATTCTGTAACAGGCGTCCTCCGACGTTAGAGTCAACTTTCGCAGCGCGCAGTCTTCTTTGGCGAGGTATCTGGCGAACAGCGCGTTGTAGTCTTCGTCGCGGTAGCCGAACACGCCGTGTGAGACACGCAGTTGAGTGATGCTCTTGTTTTCAGTGAGCTCCCGGATAAGCCAACACGCATGGGTTCCTGTGATGTGAACAGCTGACACGTCGAGTGTTGTCAGATGATCGATGCCTAAGCCGAATGACCTTCCAGGCATGGCTGCGACGCGTGGCCATTCCTCATCGAACTCGTTGACCTTCAGGCCGACATTTCCACACTGTGGCATAGGATTGAGGATTTCCAGCAAGATATCTTCGTCGCGAGGTGACGCGGTGACGATTGCTCGGCAGACGGTAATGCTTTTCAAAAAGCGATTGCCATTTATTGCTGAACGCATCGAGGCACGACTCATCAAAATGGGCCTGAATTTTAtcgctgtgatgcagcgatgctcCGCGAGTAGACGCTCGGCTAGATCCAGTGCCCTCACAATGCGCGAGATTTCCTCAGGGCCCCATTGAGCGTACCCGCAAGCGCATGCTTGGCTGTACTCGATTAGGACGGCACCTCTGCTCTCTCCTCGCCCATCTTCCCCAAGCTCTAGGCAAGCACCTCGAAAGACCTTGTTCAAATCATGACGGTGTTTCATTAGGCTGCAGCTGGCACCATCCTTCTTAGTGCATGGGATGTTCAGTGCGTCCCAGTCGATGCTGTCCCTGTCGGGTGCAGGTTTGGTGACGAGAGCTTGCGAGGATTCAGACATGCTTCACCGTCCACTTGTTTGGCGAAACGCTGTGCTGCCTTGTGAACGCTGTCCTTCAGTCGTCGCACGTGGAACCTGCGCgtagaagataaaaaaaaatgtgcgcgaAAGCTTTAGCGACTAAACATGTGCTTCACTATTAAAGATGACCAGCGCGTTTCGCTCAAGGGATGTTAGTTTTGTTGTATAGCATGTTTCGACCGCAAAGAGAAAGAATATCGCCAACCATTGACCACTTATGTAAAAGGCAAGAAACGCTGCGAAGACTGGGCGATGTTACTACTCGCCTATGTGATGAATAATTTGTGTCACGTCGCCAAAGCCACGGCGACTGCCCTGAAGTTCGAAGTACGCTAAGCCGCCCACAACGGTTGAAAAAAATggcgcagtttcgtccgaaaggggaagtaccgattgcgatagcaaattggtggATAGCTGTACCAGGTAAGGAGAGTAGTTTTAGCAACCGTATATAAtctgtaaacattcacttactatcGAAAATAGCAATGATACAATATGTAAGcctgactcaacgaggacgtagaatgaAGCAGACATCCACAGACAGCTCTGTCTTTGTGTGTCGTCTGCTTTCTGCGtcgttgttcagtcgcgcttacaccttctatcatggattgaaaccaacaagccCGCCAACGTAATTTATCTAAATTAATTTAACAAGCATGCTGTAACGCGCCTACAGCTAAACATGAACCCATCTCGCTCGAttagcgcggaaactcgctgtcaaaatgctggagtgaggaatcgcagcAGCGGCAAACGAATTTATcttcgtgcatctgtcgcttcagcgtaaacaaaacgtcgaaagcacagcgcataccaagctaccggcactacgcgcactctacaAACATCAAAGATCGCTTTGAAGGCGAGGCCCGTGCAGGTGCCCACTtgcgccacgtcgcagatcgctttcaagacacacgagcgccggcaacgcgtccctacggcttcCGTCAAAGGCGTcgtctatggggaaccagcgctggagttttcactacacctacagcgccgccctggcggtcagaacgttcacaactcagtcgctcccgcggacgaaaattgctactggtagtggcgttgcgtgccctgaaagtcgaaggaaaacaaaaggatgccgacgatactgttgcgtatacaagtgccgcaactacgtcgggatgagaaaggatgtatccttctgcgtctttccatctaaaccctacgaacaagaacggaggcggcgttggatccaagcagtcaggcgagcgcagtaagttcctgtcttgtcgccctgtcaagcggtgtcgggctggtttctaaatcgaatttcgcgtgtgtgcttggtttattcgacagtgaagacggtcagccgtggcagccagtaccaaacagcagaatgactgcagtcggcatttcgtcggaaacaaaatgagcaatagcatgtgCCACCATCCGGCATATATGTACCAACCagttttccttcgcaataccaccgccaagccccttccaatgccaccgcacgaagcgaacgatacgaaaagtaaatattatccattaattgccaagaattatgtggaagggaagctgccttgtaatacgcgttgtgtgcgcatactgccggcgcacgcgcgactaagccacctatgtgttatttaaaatgcgcatgcggatgaggactcggcgctgagatgcatccggtaagtTTTTGTAATTattgctaaatgtagccagcgttgttacggatccagcagcggagcactcaaacccttgcttgcgcgagtcagctgatgcgataaagctttcttcgccattgactgctgtggcgaagtaacatctgaattttttatgtctagccagagaaatattgAAAGTCTtaaggccaactaatacttccgaaaccataccgcagcacgaccggagccatagctgctagatttgcgaggcaggctgccccgcacgcatggcaacggcacacgcgcaaccattaaagaaacacacgtgctcgccgcgacacactgtgaaaaatatataaagcttaaaaagcttctttcgtcattttttcacttgatggcgctagcttctttacgaaaactgtccacttgatgcggcgcgaaaacggaaacatactaactataatacggccgcgcacatgtgtgtcgtctggtcgagcggcagggatatgccgcgtttcgtcgccagggcggcgtgcaacgcactcttttcgacgcgccgcctatccagcgctggttccccatggcGTCCGCCATTCACGTGACTAACGCCGTAGTAGCCGCCGTGGTTGTCTCCATTCTTCGGAGCGGtgagcgaggaggacatcgacgcACCCTTGCAGCCACCGGAGAACAGCCacccctccctcgcctgacccccgtgCTTCGCGCGCATCAGGAGAGGGCATGCTTCCGGCTAGCGTTCCTCGCTGCCGCATGCGAGGTTCTGATTTGAACCGCGATCGCCTGCTCACCCTCGAACGCTTTCGTTCCCACATATACATCATACGGCGCTAGGCGATGgttttgtcgcccttggactaCGGACCCTCACGGCTACGGCAgttatgcgcctggagtgcccatataattgttGTCGCAATAAAACGCTTGAAGGCCGCAACCGCGAAAAGACGTTGGCCTTTGAGCGCGCATTCTCGCCTCGTGCCCCACCGCGCGCTCGACGGCCTCAGGTTGGCGTGGGCTCGCCAGGGCTGTCTTCCTTCGCCGAGCAAGACGCTTCGTGTGCGCATTCCCCCCTTCTCTTCCTCCCCGCTGAGGCAGTCGCGgcggtgtctgtgcgtgcgtcggCCTTTCCCTCTGCTGCGACAGTGACGGTTGGAAAACCTTAAAGGACAACTCTGGCTATTTCTAGGTGTCCACTGATATTTATAAGAGCTGCACTATACGCTCGCTTTTGCACTCTCGTTATCGACCGGTGCCAAACTGTATTGCTGCAAGATATTTAGGTttgctgaaaatgaattttaaatgtTTGTTGCGACTTCTCTACTTACGTGTTTTTACTAGCCACCATGTGTTTCCGACATCAGAGACTACGCCGCCACTGTTGTTGAAATGCTGCCTGAAATCGACGCTGCCTAGTCCGGAAGAACTGCAAAATCTACTTGTGTCATTAAGAGATATCATCAGCCATCAGCGCCCGTTCTTTGTCGTTACCGCCACGTGTATTGCGTGTCTAGCACGCGTTTACACTGTGCCATGCGTGTTTACACTGGGTTAGTGTAGGATCTCGCGTCATGGACTCATCGTGACGTTCCACAAGGCAGACAACCCTTTCGGTTTGGGTATCTCATGTAAGGGTCACTTAATATTATTGTTGAATTAGTATGCAAATTGCaccaccctaccggtgacaggacgGTCAATACCGCTTGAAAATGATGACTGTCTTATCTGGTTTTAAAAACAGCGGAGTTGCCCTTTATAAGGCTAAAAATattccgacgtagcgtgagcgcgcgcacatGTTACTTCACGTTGACGAGAACAACCTGCGGCTATTCtgcgaccgatggttcgacgcactggtgCCGCCAACGTAACCTTACGCGACAAACGCACCCGGCACGACGATCGCGCcatcagtggcacgagcgcgtctctgtgaccacgtgacgagCACATTCCGGCACGCACCAGAACTGTTGAGCAACCacttgcagtagtttgcttgcctcatTAGTCACGTGGCGCCGCATTCCGCGGCAGTTCTTGTCGCCGTAGCGCTGTCACATTTACCGTAATGGTGCCAACAAGAGCGGAGCCACTTAGTGAAGAAGAACGGAAACCCAGGAACGCAGAGTATAGGCGTGATCACAGGTTACGCCAGAAACAAATGAACGGCGTTGCGCAGACCGGGTGACTACAGCAACACGCTGCCAAACTCAAGCAACAACGAGAACCACGCCATGCCGATGTTCCAGGCTAAGCTGCATGCATTTGCTTCATTTCCTACGTCTCCCTCGTCAGTTCACCACACGTCCACATCCGCTGTGGGCTCTCCATAACACGAGTTAACATTGCTTCTACACTCGCCTCTCCTGCGTCTTCTCGTGCAGGGTGTCACTAGAGAGTTAGGCGTTGAAACCACGCTTGTCCCTTTCGCGATTCTCTCGCGGTCGTTCTCGCGATTGTACTAAACGCACCAGCGCAAGGCCACGCTACGCCACGACGTTACGACGAAATGCGTACGCATCATTCAGATAACTACCGGAGATGATTCTacgcttacatttttttttgcctccagTGTAAAACGGAGCAACACTACCGTACAGCGTTGGCCTCAGTC from Dermacentor albipictus isolate Rhodes 1998 colony unplaced genomic scaffold, USDA_Dalb.pri_finalv2 scaffold_39, whole genome shotgun sequence encodes the following:
- the LOC139052843 gene encoding uncharacterized protein; this encodes MSESSQALVTKPAPDRDSIDWDALNIPCTKKDGASCSLMKHRHDLNKVFRGACLELGEDGRGESRGAVLIEYSQACACGYAQWGPEEISRIVRALDLAERLLAEHRCITAIKFRPILMSRASMRSAINGNRFLKSITVCRAIVTASPRDEDILLEILNPMPQCGNVGLKVNEFDEEWPRVAAMPGRSFGLGIDHLTTLDVSAVHITGTHACWLIRELTENKSITQLRVSHGVFGYRDEDYNALFARYLAKEDCALRKLTLTSEDACYRMLPLREIVDALCKMINLEELNLDIVLAPVRFMSTVTLFADVITRSATLRRLRLPSTSCECIATFWDSTLQFPDPQAAKCMESLCQGLQKQNSTLSRLCIDMRSFGEAECHAFFRAVAKNKTLKTVVVNTLPCIDRLDRVSRTIREQGLDDRVVVKGHCEHDNTRQLQQCPQICNATINKNIRIANIPRSIVPSLRVVSGCHQITSLRVVCYSCERNEYSALTECITGSTALTEVDIHLLPMSVLRTSPELREVEGELVSALASNTKLARVNLMGLQLSCDDMNVLARGASRSLSLTEFTTTPVCVYYKVYDKGSCPVHGTQEFLEAADHEDGALADIMEVARKNASAVSYAVDFVLGEQNGVEGARAFELMRDHPRLLEMVMEGADVTKAEAKKMIRSALVRVRSSSIDEFMTMTVVVKEAVQCLSHPGARRLQLTDIGHDCWHHIRSFLKIADVVSR